A genomic stretch from Acidimicrobiales bacterium includes:
- a CDS encoding hotdog domain-containing protein gives MPGLRGRASHTVTDADTAIALRSGEVPVLGTPRLVALMEEASVEALDGSLADGETSVGMRIHVDHMAPTAPGVGVTAEAVLEGVEGRRLTFGATATVGDAVVATASIIRVVVETHRFLDRVNGDLT, from the coding sequence ATGCCAGGGTTGCGCGGTCGCGCCTCCCACACCGTCACCGATGCCGACACGGCGATCGCCCTCCGCTCCGGCGAAGTGCCGGTCCTCGGCACCCCACGACTGGTGGCCCTAATGGAGGAAGCCTCGGTCGAGGCACTCGACGGCTCGCTGGCCGATGGCGAGACCAGCGTGGGTATGCGCATCCACGTCGACCACATGGCCCCCACCGCACCTGGCGTCGGCGTCACCGCCGAGGCGGTCCTCGAAGGCGTCGAAGGGCGCCGTCTTACCTTCGGGGCGACGGCCACGGTGGGCGACGCCGTGGTGGCCACAGCAAGCATCATCCGAGTGGTCGTCGAGACCCACCGGTTCCTCGACAGGGTCAACGGAGACCTCACCTGA
- a CDS encoding phosphatase PAP2 family protein, whose protein sequence is MPGAGLVRFPRRAAGPGSGLHWWVEILLVFGFYAVYSTIRNLFGSESVSVADALANAERIIDLERSIGLYRELEIQQAFLDHRWFIQFWNLFYGTFHFAVTVFALVWVYRRFPHLYARHRSTFLCTTGLALIGFALFPLMPPRLLSDCGTFGACLAHMHPYVDTVTDVGGLWSFDSGTMQRVSNQYAAMPSLHFAWATWCALVIWPTVRTRAVRALAVAYPVATLFAVIVTGNHFWLDAAGGLVALGAGTLLAGVLVRAWIRLHHRLRAN, encoded by the coding sequence GTGCCCGGCGCGGGTCTAGTTCGGTTTCCCCGGCGTGCAGCCGGGCCGGGCAGCGGACTCCACTGGTGGGTTGAGATCCTCCTCGTCTTCGGCTTCTACGCCGTCTACTCCACCATCCGGAACCTCTTCGGATCCGAGTCCGTGTCGGTGGCCGACGCGCTGGCCAATGCCGAACGGATTATCGACCTGGAACGATCGATCGGCCTCTACCGGGAACTGGAAATCCAACAGGCTTTCCTCGACCACCGGTGGTTCATCCAGTTCTGGAACCTCTTCTACGGGACGTTTCACTTCGCGGTGACGGTGTTCGCTCTGGTCTGGGTGTACCGGCGCTTCCCGCACCTGTATGCGCGGCACCGCTCGACCTTCCTGTGTACGACAGGGCTGGCCCTGATCGGTTTTGCCCTATTTCCGCTCATGCCACCACGGCTGCTTTCAGACTGCGGGACGTTTGGGGCCTGTCTGGCCCACATGCATCCCTACGTCGACACGGTGACCGACGTCGGCGGGCTCTGGTCGTTCGACTCGGGGACAATGCAACGCGTTAGCAACCAGTACGCGGCGATGCCCAGCCTTCACTTCGCCTGGGCCACGTGGTGTGCGCTGGTCATCTGGCCAACGGTCCGGACACGCGCCGTCAGGGCGCTGGCCGTCGCCTACCCGGTGGCCACACTGTTCGCCGTGATCGTCACCGGCAACCACTTCTGGTTGGACGCCGCTGGAGGGCTGGTGGCCCTGGGTGCCGGCACGCTGCTGGCCGGCGTGCTGGTCCGGGCCTGGATCCGACTCCACCACCGGTTGCGCGCTAACTGA